From one Henningerozyma blattae CBS 6284 chromosome 1, complete genome genomic stretch:
- the PMT4 gene encoding dolichyl-phosphate-mannose-protein mannosyltransferase (similar to Saccharomyces cerevisiae PMT4 (YJR143C); ancestral locus Anc_4.379): protein MAVIKRNHKGKNNSNNNLSAQNSEKSIENKLELDDDKKYKTLATKSNNNFKYIGERWLTSPLPAPEWHYTLWRSIVTLVAFIVRFYKIWYPKEVVFDEVHFGKFASYYLERTYFFDVHPPFAKMLIAFIGYLRGYDGSFKFDEIGYSYETNPAPYLAYRCFNALLGTLTVPIMFNTLKEMNFKAVTCAFAGFLVALDNAHIVETRLILLDATLIISVAASIYCYVRFYKAQLKAPFSYSWFFWLYLTGLSLSFVISTKYVGVFTFVMVGIAVLVNLWQLLDIRASLNMKTYIKHFTRRVSGLILAPFMVYLFWFWVHFSVLTKSGPGDSFMSFDFQETLSDSPMARETKQVNYYDIVTFEHKDTNTFLHSHLANYPLRYEDGRISSQGQIVTTSDDAADVFNQWEILPTKELESTTGQPVRLNEHIRLRHVATNTYLLAHDVASPFYPTNEEIVTVSEEDANDSKYAQTLFMLQALKKNDGNRIVNTRGTVFRLFHVDTAVALWSHNDVYLPEWAGENQQEVNGNKKVTEPSNNWLINSITNLNDDRLVYIPKQVKKLPFLTKWWEAQRLMFEHNNKLSSEHPFASQPYSWPGSLSGVSFWTKDSERVQIYFIGNIFGWWAEIISLAVYLGLIIVDLISRQRGVYILNALTRDKIYGPLMYLFAGWCFHYFPFYLMARQKFLHHYLPAHLIAALFTGALWETIFTDCRNANPEVDEGEDSDTVFAQPKLYLKYYGFFLILMLVGLTACFIFFAPLSYGDISLDSAALIRRQWFNIKLNYIKQS, encoded by the coding sequence ATGGCAGTTATCAAGAGAAATCATAAAGGTAAGaacaatagtaataataacttaTCGGCTCAAAATTCtgaaaaatcaattgaaaacaagttagaattagatgatgataagaaatataaaactttagctacaaaatcaaataataattttaaatatattggtGAAAGATGGCTAACAAGTCCATTACCTGCTCCAGAATGGCATTATACTCTATGGAGAAGTATCGTAACTTTAGTAGCTTTTATTGTAagattttataaaatttggtATCCAAAGGAAGTCGTATTTGATGAAGTCCATTTTGGTAAATTCGCCtcatattatttagaaagAACATATTTCTTTGACGTTCATCCACCATTCGCTAAAATGTTGATTGCATTTATTGGTTATTTACGTGGTTATGATGgttctttcaaatttgatgaaattgGTTATAGTTATGAAACAAATCCAGCTCCTTACTTGGCTTATCGTTGTTTCAATGCATTATTAGGTACCTTAACTGTTCCAATTATGTTTAATAcattaaaagaaatgaatTTTAAGGCAGTCACTTGTGCATTTGCAGGGTTTTTAGTCGCCTTAGATAATGCACATATTGTAGAAACAAGATTAATATTGCTAGATGCTACATTGATCATCTCTGTAGCTGCTAGCATTTACTGTTATGTTCGCTTCTATAAAGCTCAATTAAAGGCACCATTCTCATATTCTTGGTTCTTTTGGCTATATTTAACTGGATTATCTTTATCCTTTGTTATTTCAACAAAATATGTTGGTGTTTTTACTTTTGTAATGGTAGGCATTGCTGTACTTGTTAATTTATGGCAACTATTAGATATTCGTGCTAGTTTGAATATGAAAACTTACATTAAACATTTCACTAGAAGAGTTTCTGGCTTAATACTGGCTCCATTTAtggtttatttattttggtTTTGGGTTCACTTCTCTGTTTTAACAAAATCTGGCCCGGGTGATTCTTTCATGTCATTTGATTTTCAAGAAACTTTAAGTGACTCTCCAATGGCTCGTGAAACTAAACAAgttaattattatgataTCGTTACCTTTGAGCATAAAGATACTAATACTTTTTTACACTCCCATCTAGCCAATTATCCCCTAAGATATGAAGATGGTAGAATATCTTCCCAAGGCCAAATCGTTACAACTTCTGATGATGCTGCTGATGTTTTTAATCAATGGGAAATTTTACCAACGAAGGAATTAGAATCTACCACTGGCCAACCTGTTCGTTTGAATGAACATATTAGATTAAGACACGTTGCCACAAATACTTATTTGTTAGCTCATGATGTTGCTTCACCATTTTATCCaacaaatgaagaaattgttACAGTTTCTGAAGAAGACGCAAATGATTCTAAATATGCTCAAACTTTATTTATGTTACAAGCactaaagaaaaatgatgGAAATAGAATTGTTAATACAAGAGGTACAGTATTCCGTCTTTTCCACGTAGATACTGCTGTTGCTTTATGGTCACACAACGATGTGTACTTACCTGAATGGGCTGGTGAAAATCAGCAAGAAGTTAATGGTAATAAGAAAGTCACTGAGCCATCTAATAATTGGCTTATCAATTCAATTACAAACTTGAATGATGACAGATTGGTTTATATCCCAAAGCAAGTTAAGAAATTACCATTCCTCACTAAATGGTGGGAAGCACAGCGTTTAATGTTTGAACATAATAACAAATTGAGTTCTGAACATCCATTCGCATCTCAACCTTATTCTTGGCCTGGTTCCCTGAGCGGTGTTTCATTCTGGACAAAGGATTCAGAAAGAGTTCAAATTTACTTTATTGGTAACATATTTGGTTGGTGGGctgaaattatttctttagcTGTTTATCTAGGCCttattattgttgattTAATCTCTAGACAACGTGGGGTCTACATTTTGAATGCACTAACTAGAGACAAAATATATGGTCCTTTAATGTACCTGTTTGCTGGCTGGTGTTTCCATTACTTCCCATTCTATTTAATGGCTCGTCAGAAATTTTTACACCATTACTTGCCTGCTCATTTGATTGCTGCACTATTTACCGGTGCCCTTTGGGAAACCATATTCACTGATTGCAGAAATGCAAATCCTGAAGTTGATGAGGGAGAAGATAGTGACACTGTTTTTGCCCAGCCAAAATTATATCTGAAATATTATGGATTCTTCCTAATATTAATGTTGGTCGGATTAACGGCatgttttatattttttgcaCCATTATCTTACGGTGATATTTCGTTAGACTCAGCTGCTCTTATCAGAAGACAAtggtttaatattaaattaaattatattaagcAAAGttga
- the MGM101 gene encoding Mgm101p (similar to Saccharomyces cerevisiae MGM101 (YJR144W); ancestral locus Anc_4.380), translating to MSSRFVLQSVNKRCFGTSIRAFQFAKPTTTYKSPISSVRTTTSTSTASSTSGFKKLSGYNKSITDVMGKNVLEDLPSEPDIGLSSNINNSIDWYTSWHGLGSKPFSKEIQESLNAKLQPLDIEIKPDGLIYLPEIKYRRILNKTFGAGGWGLVPRSETIVTPKLVTREYALVCHGQIVSIARGEQDYFNETGIPTATEGCKSNALMRCCKDLGIGSELWDPTFIKTFKKEYCVDKFVEHIATKKKKKIWLRKDRSVEYPYK from the coding sequence ATGAGCAGTAGGTTTGTTCTACAATCTGTTAATAAAAGATGCTTTGGTACTAGTATTCGAGCATTTCAATTTGCTAAACCTACGACTACTTATAAATCACCAATAAGTTCAGTAAGAACCACTACATCTACTAGTACTGCAAGTTCAACAAGTGGATTTAAAAAACTCTCTGGttataataaaagtatCACTGATGTTATGGGCAAAAATGTCCTCGAAGACTTACCCTCTGAACCTGATATTGGCTTATCTAgcaatataaataatagtattgATTGGTACACTTCTTGGCATGGGCTAGGTTCCAAACCGTTCAGTAAAGAAATTCAGGAATCATTAAATGCCAAATTACAACCTCtagatattgaaataaagCCTGATggattaatttatttaccAGAAATCAAATATCGTCGAATCTTAAACAAGACTTTTGGTGCTGGTGGCTGGGGTCTTGTTCCGAGGTCAGAAACTATTGTTACGCCTAAACTTGTCACGAGAGAGTATGCATTGGTCTGTCACGGCCAAATCGTCAGTATAGCAAGAGGTGAGCAGGACTACTTCAATGAAACTGGGATCCCAACTGCCACTGAAGGTTGCAAAAGTAATGCTCTGATGAGATGCTGCAAAGATCTGGGCATAGGGTCTGAATTATGGGATCCTACTTTTATCAAAACTTTTAAGAAAGAATATTGTGTCGACAAGTTCGTAGAGCATATCGCAAccaagaagaagaagaagatctGGCTGCGCAAGGACAGAAGTGTCGAATACCCCTACAAATAG
- the TBLA0A10690 gene encoding uncharacterized protein (similar to Saccharomyces cerevisiae SCH9 (YHR205W); ancestral locus Anc_4.384) has protein sequence MMNFFSKSNNTSKSGSNASSNANSQSNSNTNSTTTPITNKTMFFPTNLTSHTATPTTALTDNQYVMGSTTTSNSNSSGIGDGISISNSITSSTDFNTASTSASTSHNNYNNGNPQGNNPNFHNNSNMNHQPASMIMNGNNNGNNFNININTNTYGNVSGTDTNPVSNVNNLRATQNNSPILQVTSSHPMTSQLSQDLKNASLNHFNSQKITNANNSNINGSSNIVTSITNPNLPLESSDIPIGKLLVTIVEGRNLKINSNYSQPYVVCTFESSEFISEGPSETTVTNNNDNTNDNNNNINDTTNNDNNNNNCNNNNSNNNNTNNNNTTNNNNINNNRDNFGSTTSTATSNTITSNTNNSSLLGKKKPLFTDRSSSQLDNITISREEASSPLLTNPCIRKTSKDSNTITANNSINNNTDNNAVHDTHNNNNKLNLNNSTNKNLANNKFSQSSGNFNGSAVWHHNTTFDVIGTHSELDISVYDAAHNDMFLGQVRLLPNIHTFSTTSRSNGSASKTFTQWYQIKNSLLNHNQPCGEILISWKFISTKKRHYGPEDFEVLRLLGKGTFGQVYQVKKKDTQRIYAMKVLSKKVIVRKNEVAHTLGERNILAHTATNSCPFIVSLKFSFQTPIDLYLVTDYMSGGELFWHLQKEGRFSEDRAKFYIAELVVALEYLHDNDIVYRDLKPENILLDANGNIALCDFGLSKADLKDRTNTFCGTTEYLAPELLLDETGYTKMVDFWSLGVLIFEMCCGWSPFFAEDNQKMYQKIAFGKVKFPRDILSAEGRSFVKGLLNRNPNHRLGSVDDGRELRSHPFFNDIDWELLKQKKIQPPFKPHLTSETDTSNFDPEFTQASTSYMNKYNHQNMANATPLSPAMQAKFAGFTFVDETILNEQFNHSNMMNSLNIRNKFLQNSYFMEPGSFIPGDPNLPADEDVIDEEDIDVDVDEEMGLHSDDDDDEHMDDEFVNGRFEI, from the coding sequence atgatgaattttttctCCAAATCAAACAACACTTCGAAATCAGGAAGTAACGCCTCTTCGAATGCAAACTCCCAATCAAACTCAAACACTAATTCTACTACTACTCCAATCACTAATAAAACCATGTTTTTCCCCACCAATTTAACCTCTCATACAGCTACACCTACTACTGCATTGACAGATAACCAATATGTGATGGGCTCAACGACAACgtcaaattcaaattcaagcGGGATTGGAGATGGTATTTCGATATCAAATTCCATAACTTCATCTACTGATTTCAATACTGCTTCTACTTCAGCTTCTACCTCTCATaacaattataataatggtaatcCTCAGGGAAATAACCCGAATTTCCATAATAACTCTAATATGAATCATCAGCCTGCCTCTATGATTATGAATGGTAATAACAATGgaaacaattttaatatcaatattaatacaaatacataTGGTAATGTATCCGGAACTGATACGAACCCTGTCTCTAATGTTAATAACTTAAGAGCTACTCAGAACAACAGTCCAATACTACAAGTAACATCTTCTCATCCAATGACATCTCAATTATCGCAAGATCTGAAAAACGCATCATTAAACCATTTTAACAGTCAAAAGATAACTAAtgcaaataattcaaatatcaaTGGTAGTTCGAATATTGTGACGTCGATCACTAATCCAAATTTACCTTTGGAATCATCAGATATTCCAATTGGGAAATTACTAGTTACTATCGTTGAAGGTAGaaatttgaagataaattcaaattattcaCAGCCTTATGTGGTTTGTACTTTTGAAAGTTCAGAATTTATTTCCGAGGGTCCTTCAGAAACTACAGTCacgaataataatgataatactaatgataataataataatattaacgatactactaataatgataataataataataactgtaataataataattctaataataataatactaataataataatactactaataataataatattaataataatcgtGATAATTTTGGTTCTACTACTTCGACAGCCACATCTAATACTATCACAtctaatactaataattccTCTCTTcttggtaaaaaaaaaccttTATTTACAGATAGATCATCTTCTCAATTAGACAATATAACAATATCAAGAGAAGAAGCATCTTCTCCACTTCTGACTAATCCTTGCATACGTAAGACAAGCAAAGATAGTAACACTATCACTGCTAATAACagcattaataataacaccGATAATAACGCTGTTCATGATAcccataataataataataaattaaatttaaataattctactAATAAGAATCTGgccaataataaatttagtCAATCATCGGGAAACTTTAATGGCTCTGCAGTTTGGCACCACAATACTACGTTTGATGTGATTGGTACTCATTCGGAGTTAGACATATCAGTTTATGATGCTGCGCATAATGATATGTTTCTTGGTCAAGTTAGACTTTTGCCTAATATTCATACTTTTAGCACTACATCAAGATCAAATGGATCAGCATCTAAAACATTCACCCAATGGtatcaaattaaaaatagcTTACTTAATCATAACCAACCATGTGgtgaaattttaatatcatggaaatttatttctacGAAGAAAAGACATTATGGGCCTGAAGATTTTGAAGTATTAAGATTGCTTGGTAAAGGTACCTTTGGTCAAGTTTATCAAGTTAAAAAGAAAGACACGCAGAGAATTTATGCTATGAAAGTTTTATCTAAAAAAGTTATTgtaagaaaaaatgaagTGGCGCATACTTTGGgagaaagaaatattttagcTCATACGGCTACCAATTCATGTCCCTTTATTGTTAGTTTAAAGTTTTCATTTCAAACTCCAATAGATTTATATCTTGTTACAGATTATATGAGTGGGGGGGAATTATTTTGGCATTTACAAAAAGAAGGAAGATTTTCTGAAGATCGTGccaaattttatattgCAGAATTAGTTGTTGCATTAGAATATTTACATGACAACGATATTGTTTATAGAGATTTAAAACCGGAAAATATTCTATTGGATGCTAATGGTAATATTGCATTATGTGATTTTGGGTTATCTAAGGCTGATTTGAAAGATCGTACAAATACCTTTTGTGGTACTACGGAGTATTTGGCACCTGAATTATTGTTAGATGAAACTGGGTATACCAAGATGGTTGATTTTTGGTCATTGGGTGTATTAATATTCGAAATGTGTTGTGGTTGGTCACCATTTTTTGCAGAGgataatcaaaaaatgtATCAAAAGATTGCATTTGGTAAAGTTAAATTTCCTAGAGATATTTTATCAGCAGAAGGGCGCTCATTTGTAAAAGGATTATTGAACCGTAATCCTAATCATAGATTAGGTTCTGTGGATGATGGTAGAGAATTAAGAAGTCAtccatttttcaatgatattgattgggaattattaaaacagaaaaaaatccAACCTCCTTTCAAACCTCATCTAACTTCAGAGACCGATACCTCTAATTTTGATCCTGAATTTACTCAAGCCTCAACATCatatatgaataaatataacCATCAAAATATGGCTAATGCGACACCGTTATCGCCTGCCATGCAAGCCAAGTTTGCAGGTTTTACATTTGTGGATGAAACTATATTGAATGAACAATTCAACCATTCTAATATGATGAACAGTTTAAATATTCGAAACAAATTCTTGCAAAATTCATATTTCATGGAACCTGGATCTTTCATCCCTGGTGATCCAAACTTACCAGCCGATGAAGACGTTATCGACGAAGAAGATATAGATGTGGATGTTGACGAGGAAATGGGTTTACATTcggatgatgatgatgatgagcATATGGATGATGAGTTTGTCAATGGACGATTTGAGATTTAA